From the genome of Mycoplasmopsis bovis PG45:
CATACCGATCAGCGATATCAGATAAGGATACTTAGTTTCCCTATCCAACGGCCTTGGCTTTATGCTGTTGCTAAAGCTAATCCCTGTATCACCATTAGGAAGCTTAACAACTCTTTGAGTGTAAATGTAAATCATTATAGCCATCGCAGAAAAAATAACTACAAATGGGATTACAATACGGGCTATAACTGATGATTTAAATAAAGCAAAATAAATTGCACTGAGAAATGCTATGATACCGGGCACCAGCTGATATGTCCAATATCATAAGCCAATTCTCCCTGTTAATAGCAATGAAAGAACATCAGCTATTATCCCTAAAAAAGCCCCTTTAATTGGTCCAAGAACTATTCCGTACAGAATACAAAATAAAATTTCAGCCTTAAAAATTTTACTTAAACCCATAAAGTGCAAAATTGTTGATGTTACCAAAAACAAACTAATGCACAATCCTGAGATAGCAAGCTCCATAACCGTGAAGCGAAAAGGCTTTTCAAAAAGAGCCCTAATGTTTGTTAAAAAATTATTACTTTCTTTCTTATTTTCGGTGCTATCAATAAGTAAACCAGTTGTATTTGTAACTGGTTTTAATTCTTTGCTACTATATATACCCTCCATAATGAATTTATAATACCACATTATTTAATTTGTATAATAATACTATGAATAAATTGGAATTTGGAACAGCAGGAATCCGTGGAAAAATTGGCTCTGGAATAGAGCACTTAAATATTGCTCATGTAAGAAGAATTATTAATGGATATGCTAAGTATTTAGTAAACAAATATCATAATCAAGAAATAAAAATCGTTATAGGTAGAGACAACAGACGTAAATCCTATAGTTTTGCACTTTGCAGCGCACAAATTTTAGACTCTTATGGAATTAAGGTTTACTTTTCAAAAGAGATATGTCCAACTCCTTTTGTGAGTTTTTCAATTATGCATTTTAAAGCCCACGGAGGGATAAATATAACCGCTAGCCATAACCCTAAAGAATATAATGGAATTAAGCTTTACAATGAACTTGGCTTTCAAATGCTTCCTGAAGAAATTAATGAAATTACTAGTTATTGTGAAGAGTATGAAAGGTATGATGAAACCTATAAAACAGCCAATAACGTTAAAAAAACTGATTTTAATAATCTAGAATTTATATCAAATAGGGTTAAAAATGAGTATCTTAGCTCTGTTGCACAAATAGCAGATAATTTAAATGACTCAATTAATTTAGTTCCTAAAAATATTAAAATAGTTTACTCTCCATTACATGGAACAGGAGCAAAGTTTGTTCCTAAATTGTTCAATAAATTATTTGCAAAATCTAACGAAAGTACAAACAACAGCATTTTCTACGTTAAAGAACATATGAAAATCGATGCTAATTTTAAATATGTTCAATACCCAAATCCTGAAAAACATTCAGCTTATGAATTATTAATTAAATTAGGTAAAGTAAAAAAGGCAGACATTCTATTAATGAGCGATCCTGATAGTGATAGGGTTGGCCTTGCTGTATGACATAATAATGATTATAGAATTTTAAATGGTAATGAGACAGCTATTATCATTTATAAATTTTTGTTAGATTTAGCTAAATGCTCTATAAAACAGCCTAATGAGTATTACATTGTTTACTCTTTCGTATCATCAAATATTCCTGAAATACTTGCTTTAAGGGAAGGAATTAATTCAGTAGTAGTTCCAACAGGATTTAAGTGAATTGGCAAAGTAATTAATAAGTTGTCAAAGCAAAATAAAAAATTTATGTTTGCTTTCGAGGAAAGTTATGGTTCGCTAATTAATGAAAATCTTTCAAAAGACAAAGATGCATTACAATCAATTGCAATTCTTACAAAGATGGCTTCATATTACAAAAAACAAAACAAAACATTAATAGACTTATTAAATGAAGTGTATGAATCTGTTGGATATGTAGCAAGTGAAAATGTTGAAATCGAAGTAGATGAAAATGTTGATTTGCAGTTATTACAAAACAGATTTAAAGAACTAAATTTTGAAGACAAAATAGTTGAAGACTTTAATTTAAAAACAGACTTTATGAAATCCAATATGATTCAAATTAAGTTCAAAAAAGACAATTCCTGATTAGCACTAAGACCATCAGGAACTGAACCTAAAATAAAGTTTTATATTTTTGCTTTTGATAAAACAATTGAATTAGCAACAGAAAAATTAAATAGATTTAAAGCGACAATAAAGTCTATTTTATAGGCATATAAAAAAATTAAGGGGTTCCTTAATTTTTATTATTGCTTAAGTCTACATCAATAAGTGTTGCTCTTAACGGGTCACCACCAAATTCTTCGTTGAATAAGGTTTTAAATGTTGAGTGATTATCATTATGATGAACTAATTCTGCTTTAGCATATTTGTAAAGATCAAAATTCTTAATTTCTGTGTCATTATTTAAAACACTTGGATAGAAAAATGTATATGTAAACACAGAAACATTCGCAGGTTTTGATGGGTCTTTTTCATCTTTTGTTAAATCGACTTGTAGAATGTTTCCATCTTTTAAAAGTAGATAGACATTCTCTTCATTGCTTTCAGCGTCTTTTTTGGCAAAAACAAATTTTGCAACATCATTTGTTTTTGGTTTATGAAAGGCACCAAGGTCAACACTGCTTTTTTGAGCATCAATATTTGCTTTATCATGCACTGCCCTAAATTGATCAGACACATCATACAAAACAAACACAAATCTATCTATGTTAAATAAGAATCATAATCAGTTTTTTTTGTATGCTTCATCCAATTTTGAGTCTAATTCATCAATAGGATATGCTTTACCGTTGCCATAGCCATCATCAGATGTAAAACTACTTACGATATTGTTTTTGTATGCTAAGTAAGATTTTACGTCCTCTAAATATTTTGGGGATATGTTTCTTTGTTCATTAATATATTTTTCTCTTAGTTCTGTGTTATTTCCATATGCTTTGTTTAAAATGCTCTGAACATAGTCATATTTCAAAAACACATCTCAACTTTTACTTTGGTTATCATTTTTAGTTAAACTAGCTTTGGCTTTTTCTTGCTTGTTGTTGCATGATACAGATGATAGAGTAACTAATGGCAAGATGGAAGGAATTATGAAAGCAAAATATTTTTTATTTTTTATCATTAGTATTTCCCCCTAAAGTAAGAGTTGAAATAAATGGGTAGCTATAGTTACTTTCAACTAAATCTTTTTCAAAGCTAATAAAACCATTTTGATCTTTGTGATATGTTCCTGAGTGAATAATGTCTGAGATTAATTTAATTGAGATTTTTGTATCTTTTGAATGCAAACTAAAGTGAATAAATTTATCTATTTTAAAGGGGTCTTTGTCATCTTTTGAAATTATTACTCTTATAATAAGCTTGTCTTTTTTAATATACATTACTTTACGTCCAGGGGTATGTGCTGATTCACCACCTTGAACTAACGAGTCAAGATTTTTGTTAAAAAATGAAAAGCCATCTAATCCAGGGTTTTGTTCTTTACTTTTGTCTAAAAAATCATTAGTATGTTTTGCATTGTCTGATTTTTCTAATGTTCAAACTTTGAATGGTCTAATAACAAATTTATCAATATTTTTAAGCATAAATAATCAGTTTTTAGAGTAAAAATTATTTAATTCCTCATAATGTTTTTCGACTATATCAAAATGATTTTTTCCGGGCTTATCGTCATTTTTCTTTTTAACAAAAAGAGGAATTTTTTTGCTTAGTTCTTTGACTTCATTAAATAATTTTTCTTCATTTTCCTGAGACTTAATATACTCATTTTTTCTGACTATATCATCTTCAAAAGTAAGAGTTAAAAGACTTTTTATTATATTCTCAGTAACTTTATCTTTTTTACTAGTTACTTGAGGAATAATGTCAAATTGTTTTGGGATATGCAATGAAAGAGCAGAAGAAACATTCAAATCAGAAGTTTTTATGCATGAAACAGACGAAATTGCTATAGGTATAGTAGAAACAGGTGCTACAAAAATTAATTTTCTAATTTTCATTGTCAATGTTCCTTATAGTAAATCTATATACTGACAGTTCATTCTTGTTTATAGTATCAATTGCATCAACAAAATGTTGATTATACTGATGTGTTGCATGAAATTCAAAGAATTCTTTATCGCCTTTTAGCTTAATCACGCTTTCCAAAATCTTAGAAAGATCAATTTCCTTTTTTAATTTTGCAATTGTTTCTGTGTCAGCATTACTATTCACATTTCTTGATGTCAAATTTTTCCCTGAATCATTTTCTTCTTTTTTGTCATCAATTTCTTCTTCATTTTTTTTTTCAATAGCTTTTGTCAAATCAGATTCGCGCTTACTACTTATTTCATTTTCAATCTTT
Proteins encoded in this window:
- a CDS encoding phospho-sugar mutase, with protein sequence MNKLEFGTAGIRGKIGSGIEHLNIAHVRRIINGYAKYLVNKYHNQEIKIVIGRDNRRKSYSFALCSAQILDSYGIKVYFSKEICPTPFVSFSIMHFKAHGGINITASHNPKEYNGIKLYNELGFQMLPEEINEITSYCEEYERYDETYKTANNVKKTDFNNLEFISNRVKNEYLSSVAQIADNLNDSINLVPKNIKIVYSPLHGTGAKFVPKLFNKLFAKSNESTNNSIFYVKEHMKIDANFKYVQYPNPEKHSAYELLIKLGKVKKADILLMSDPDSDRVGLAVWHNNDYRILNGNETAIIIYKFLLDLAKCSIKQPNEYYIVYSFVSSNIPEILALREGINSVVVPTGFKWIGKVINKLSKQNKKFMFAFEESYGSLINENLSKDKDALQSIAILTKMASYYKKQNKTLIDLLNEVYESVGYVASENVEIEVDENVDLQLLQNRFKELNFEDKIVEDFNLKTDFMKSNMIQIKFKKDNSWLALRPSGTEPKIKFYIFAFDKTIELATEKLNRFKATIKSIL
- a CDS encoding aromatic motif membrane protein; amino-acid sequence: MIKNKKYFAFIIPSILPLVTLSSVSCNNKQEKAKASLTKNDNQSKSWDVFLKYDYVQSILNKAYGNNTELREKYINEQRNISPKYLEDVKSYLAYKNNIVSSFTSDDGYGNGKAYPIDELDSKLDEAYKKNWLWFLFNIDRFVFVLYDVSDQFRAVHDKANIDAQKSSVDLGAFHKPKTNDVAKFVFAKKDAESNEENVYLLLKDGNILQVDLTKDEKDPSKPANVSVFTYTFFYPSVLNNDTEIKNFDLYKYAKAELVHHNDNHSTFKTLFNEEFGGDPLRATLIDVDLSNNKN
- a CDS encoding aromatic motif membrane protein, producing the protein MKIRKLIFVAPVSTIPIAISSVSCIKTSDLNVSSALSLHIPKQFDIIPQVTSKKDKVTENIIKSLLTLTFEDDIVRKNEYIKSQENEEKLFNEVKELSKKIPLFVKKKNDDKPGKNHFDIVEKHYEELNNFYSKNWLFMLKNIDKFVIRPFKVWTLEKSDNAKHTNDFLDKSKEQNPGLDGFSFFNKNLDSLVQGGESAHTPGRKVMYIKKDKLIIRVIISKDDKDPFKIDKFIHFSLHSKDTKISIKLISDIIHSGTYHKDQNGFISFEKDLVESNYSYPFISTLTLGGNTNDKK
- a CDS encoding ECF transporter S component; translation: MEGIYSSKELKPVTNTTGLLIDSTENKKESNNFLTNIRALFEKPFRFTVMELAISGLCISLFLVTSTILHFMGLSKIFKAEILFCILYGIVLGPIKGAFLGIIADVLSLLLTGRIGLWYWTYQLVPGIIAFLSAIYFALFKSSVIARIVIPFVVIFSAMAIMIYIYTQRVVKLPNGDTGISFSNSIKPRPLDRETKYPYLISLIGMIIYLFFSLITVVAIISFYVKSKNPKFLDYLLIFSIVTFIQVVYRWIFGPILYIQYRNYIDNKNWSYADKYLTFAIPIVVKSMINIPIYTVVLSAIYPVINLLCNKYIGERNKVSY